The following proteins are encoded in a genomic region of Eriocheir sinensis breed Jianghai 21 chromosome 2, ASM2467909v1, whole genome shotgun sequence:
- the LOC127001919 gene encoding mucin-5AC-like: MINNTLLLLSGGVSGAAAAAAAANGAAGVCGNQDFLTNLLVYQYLSGNIPSGAAGANPQLAALLGSQGPATRTVTTVSKTQTLVSVDVPATTHFSTSTTSYVTTITQVESKIIPVIFRGSRITTTITESSEEVITATEYFTESTVHQPSIVHTHPVHITITETRTRGLDGSYTLFDLTHGATSVIQEPLNPTATFDLDTTGLDLANLDLSHLDLTSLAGGLPSLDGDQGQVLAVLSSLLAGTDDLPADTPGPRPAGGNRPFRNNPARNKNQKGSRFSPDYADYEDPVEETPKYNVLRGFTLSDRVATVAAGPPSTGRAATDTRYSKYHRKSRPDNNGISTTESSPREAERFSASTRRRTLSRTDRRRSTAGGRPPSTRFVAAPESQYFEEDSSTFRPFGQRQDRAITSRRRGSLESRSAPPQSVPRARSKPQAQAQVRQSTNPSTSSTPQPTGQSTVLTMYISGSEPGQFSTRLQTVQLRSLGSSRRRRDVNELPMTKLSTSTVLPPSSLSTVIPQIPPEADPHKVVQMLKQLEPTHVRQMIHSLQKWVDFYSHEVLDEIDNRVLPELTSSLSAETQESENDATTALPRAPAMLTGLSLPTDRCPVPSTVTTTVYRTVILTAGINNGESIV, encoded by the exons ATGATAAACAATACTCTTTTATTACTTTCAGGTGGAGTCAGTGGTGCTGCTGCAGCCGCGGCAGCCGCCAACGGGGCTGCTGGAGTCTGTGGAAACCAAGACTTCTTAACTAACCTGTTGGTGTACCAGTACCTATCTGGCAACATCCCCAGTGGGGCTGCTGGAGCCAACCCCCAGCTGGCTGCCCTTCTCGGCTCACAG ggcCCCGCGACCAGGACGGTGACGACGGTGTCAAAGACACAAACGTTGGTGAGTGTGGACGTGCCGGCCACCACACActtcagcacctccaccacctcgtacgtcaccaccatcacacagGTGGAGTCCAAGATCATCCCGGTCATCTTTCGCGGCTCCAGaatcactactaccatcactgaGTCTAGCGAAGAG gtgatCACGGCCACTGAGTACTTCACGGAGTCAACGGTCCACCAGCCGTCCATCGTGCATACCCACCCTGTGCACATCACCATCACAGAGACGCGAACGCGAGGCCTCGACGGAAGCTACACGCTGTTCGACCTTACCCACGGCGCCACCTCGGTGATACAAGAGCCACTAAACCCTACCGCCACATTTGACCTTGACACCACTGGACTCGACCTGGCCAACTTGGACTTGTCACACCTTGATCTGACTAGTCTTGCTGGTGGACTTCCTTCCCTCGATGGGGACCAGGGTCAAGTATTGGCCGTGCTctcgtcgctgctcgccggcacCGACGACCTCCCCGCAGACACCCCTGGCCCGCGGCCTGCTGGGGGCAACAGACCCTTCAGGAACAATCCCGCGAGGAATAAGAATCAGAAAGGAAGCAGATTCAGTCCTGACTACGCTGATTATGAAGACCCAGTGGAAGAGACGCCCAAGTACAACGTGCTTCGAGGCTTCACACTGAGCGACCGCGTTGCCACCGTGGCCGCCGGGCCACCGTCTACAGGCAGGGCGGCCACAGACACTCGATACAGCAAGTACCATAGGAAAAGTAGACCAGACAACAACGGCATTAGTACCACAGAGTCCAGCCCACGGGAAGCAGAGCGATTCTCGGCATCAACACGTCGCCGCACGCTGTCCCGTACGGATCGGAGACGCTCCACCGCGGGCGGCCGCCCTCCCAGCACGCGTTTCGTTGCGGCTCCCGAGTCTCAATATTTTGAAGAAGACTCATCAACGTTCCGCCCGTTCGGACAACGGCAGGATCGTGCAATTACAAGCAGACGCCGTGGTTCACTTGAATCGCGATCGGCACCACCGCAATCAGTACCACGCGCTCGCAGTAAACCACAAGCACAAGCACAAGTTCGTCAGAGCACCAACCCGTCTACTAGCAGCACCCCGCAGCCCACAGGGCAGAGTACGGTGCTCACAATGTATATCAGTGGCTCAGAGCCCGGCCAGTTTTCTACCAGACTTCAGACTGTCCAACTCCGGTCCCTTGGGTCTTCTCGGAGACGCAGGGATGTGAACGAGTTACCCATGACAAAGCTGTCCACTTCGACAGTGCTCCCGCCATCATCCCTCAGCACTGTCATCCCCCAGATACCCCCAGAAGCCGATCCGCACAAAGTGGTACAGATGCTCAAGCAGCTGGAGCCGACGCACGTTCGTCAAATGATCCACTCCCTCCAAAAGTGGGTGGACTTCTACAGCCATGAGGTGCTGGACGAGATTGACAACCGAGTGTTGCCAGAGTTAACCTCCTCCCTTAGCGCAGAGACGCAAGAGTCCGAGAATGATGCCACCACTGCCCTGCCTCGCGCCCCAGCAATGCTGACGGGCTTATCCTTGCCCACGGATCGTTGCCCAGTGCCCTCCACAGTCACCACAACCGTGTACCGTACCGTTATCCTCACCGCGGGTATTAACAATGGCGAATCAATCGTCTAA